A genomic window from Providencia alcalifaciens includes:
- a CDS encoding SAVED domain-containing protein produces the protein MVVEVTRHIKRPVERELWARAAARCQFSGCNKLLYKSAVTQESVNVSQNAHIYAFSENGPRGWGLFKTKPTSLNDVSNLMLMCYDCHKKIDQKGSEDRYPADLLISWKMQHEQRIEILTGIAPDRKSNVVLYGANIGTERSPINYHGCVEAMFPNWYPATEKPVTLSMVSELKDHSEQYWQAESQHLTKRFQSKISSIIEEDSCKHFSLFALAPQPLLIKLGALLTDKIEVETYQLHREPKGWFWQDCSDDFEYIINRPQNMEGKPALVLSLSDHVSHERITRVVGPDTSIWEVTIKHPHNDFMQSKQQLSLFRKCIRKLIVEIKNTHGDATPLQIFPVMPVSCAVELGRARMPKADMPWLIYDHDIKTQQFVMAVELRGDLHE, from the coding sequence ATGGTCGTTGAAGTCACGAGGCACATTAAGCGTCCTGTTGAGCGGGAGCTTTGGGCTCGCGCAGCTGCTCGTTGTCAGTTTAGCGGGTGTAATAAATTGTTATACAAATCAGCGGTGACCCAGGAATCGGTCAATGTCTCTCAAAATGCTCATATTTACGCATTTTCTGAGAATGGGCCTCGTGGTTGGGGACTCTTTAAAACCAAGCCAACCAGCTTGAATGACGTCAGCAACCTCATGTTGATGTGCTATGACTGTCACAAAAAAATTGACCAGAAAGGCAGCGAAGATAGGTATCCAGCCGATCTCTTGATTAGTTGGAAAATGCAGCATGAGCAACGTATAGAAATCCTCACAGGCATTGCTCCTGATCGCAAATCAAATGTTGTTTTATATGGTGCCAATATTGGAACTGAAAGATCACCGATTAATTATCACGGTTGTGTTGAGGCAATGTTTCCGAATTGGTATCCGGCAACTGAAAAGCCAGTGACACTATCCATGGTATCAGAGCTGAAGGATCACTCTGAACAATATTGGCAAGCAGAGTCGCAACACCTAACGAAGCGTTTTCAAAGTAAAATTTCATCGATCATCGAAGAGGATTCTTGTAAGCATTTTTCATTGTTCGCGTTAGCTCCTCAGCCATTGTTAATAAAACTTGGCGCTTTGCTTACCGACAAAATTGAGGTCGAGACTTATCAGCTGCATCGAGAGCCTAAAGGCTGGTTTTGGCAAGACTGTTCAGATGATTTTGAGTACATCATCAACAGACCTCAAAATATGGAGGGGAAGCCTGCCCTGGTACTTTCTTTGAGTGACCATGTGTCGCATGAGCGAATTACTCGGGTTGTAGGGCCAGATACATCGATTTGGGAAGTGACTATCAAGCACCCTCATAATGATTTCATGCAGTCAAAACAGCAGCTCTCTTTGTTCAGAAAGTGCATAAGAAAGCTGATTGTTGAAATCAAAAATACACACGGGGATGCCACGCCACTGCAAATATTTCCTGTGATGCCAGTATCGTGTGCCGTCGAATTAGGACGGGCCAGAATGCCTAAGGCTGATATGCCATGGCTTATTTATGACCACGACATAAAAACACAACAATTTGTAATGGCAGTCGAGCTTCGAGGAGACCTTCATGAGTAA
- a CDS encoding nucleotidyltransferase domain-containing protein, translating into MSNTKSNDVLNTILEKIELPESAYEKAEKRYKDLGDWLHRPESTCVNFDPHVFSQGSFRLGTAIRPDSEEQYDLDMGCNLRRGLDKTSITQKQLKHQVGHELELYRNARGIKEELAEKKRCWRLEYADGLSFHMDIVPCVPESDTGRGLLKKRMVENSKFDENLAQNVSQLAVSITDNTDSTYAVVNENWRISNPEGYARWFETRMKTARLVINEREMRFKASIDSLPYYQWKTPLQQVIQLLKRHRDTMFKNNEDSKPISVIITTLAAKSYKGESDLASALNTVLSEMDDHISAQAPMIPNPVNPAEDFADKWYDEKSAQYRLQENFYKWLYQARADFSALCSSDDTQRIVNAAQNGLDLKLDSSSVARLLGIPAVTTKPTFAIQSSDPKPWFKQ; encoded by the coding sequence ATGAGTAATACTAAAAGTAACGATGTTCTAAACACAATTCTGGAAAAAATTGAGCTACCAGAGAGTGCTTATGAAAAGGCTGAAAAACGCTATAAGGATCTAGGTGATTGGTTACATCGCCCAGAGTCAACATGCGTGAATTTTGATCCCCACGTGTTTTCTCAAGGGTCCTTTCGTTTAGGTACGGCGATTAGGCCCGATTCAGAAGAACAGTATGACCTAGACATGGGGTGCAATCTTCGGCGTGGCCTGGATAAAACGTCTATCACTCAAAAGCAACTAAAGCACCAAGTCGGTCATGAATTAGAGCTTTATCGAAACGCCAGAGGAATTAAGGAAGAGCTAGCCGAGAAGAAACGCTGTTGGCGCTTAGAGTATGCCGATGGTCTTAGCTTTCACATGGACATAGTTCCGTGTGTGCCAGAGAGTGATACAGGAAGAGGACTTTTGAAAAAGCGGATGGTCGAAAACTCTAAGTTTGATGAAAACTTGGCTCAAAACGTGTCTCAGCTTGCAGTTTCGATTACCGACAACACAGATTCCACTTATGCAGTTGTGAATGAAAACTGGCGTATCAGCAATCCTGAAGGATATGCTCGATGGTTTGAAACGCGCATGAAGACGGCACGGTTAGTGATAAACGAACGTGAAATGCGATTTAAAGCCAGTATAGATAGTCTGCCATATTATCAATGGAAGACACCCTTACAGCAGGTTATCCAATTATTGAAGCGTCATCGTGACACTATGTTTAAAAACAATGAGGATAGTAAGCCAATATCGGTAATCATCACTACATTGGCGGCTAAATCGTATAAAGGTGAAAGTGATTTGGCTTCAGCGTTGAATACGGTGCTCTCCGAGATGGATGACCATATTTCTGCACAAGCACCAATGATTCCGAACCCAGTCAACCCAGCCGAAGATTTTGCAGACAAGTGGTATGACGAAAAATCTGCTCAATACCGATTACAAGAAAACTTTTATAAATGGCTGTATCAAGCTAGAGCTGACTTTAGTGCGCTTTGCTCAAGTGATGATACGCAACGAATAGTAAATGCGGCGCAAAATGGTTTGGATTTGAAGCTTGATTCAAGTTCGGTAGCACGTCTATTGGGTATTCCTGCGGTGACAACAAAACCAACTTTCGCAATTCAATCATCTGATCCAAAGCCATGGTTTAAGCAATAG